A genomic stretch from Arvicanthis niloticus isolate mArvNil1 chromosome 12, mArvNil1.pat.X, whole genome shotgun sequence includes:
- the Chodl gene encoding chondrolectin isoform X2, translating into MIRIASLLLGAALLCTQGAFARRVVSGQKVCFADVKHPCYKMAYFHELSSRVSFQEARLACESEGGVLLSLENEAEQKLIESMLQNLTKPGTGISDGDFWIGLLRSGDGQTSGACPDLYQWSDGSSSQFRNWYTDEPSCGSEKCVVMYHQPTANPGLGGPYLYQWNDDRCNMKHNYICKYEPEIHPTDPVEKPYLTNQPEDTHENVVVTEAGIIPNLIYVIIPTIPLLLLILVAFGTCCFQMLHKRKARRNFIKDSTPLSSECLAESLNSNL; encoded by the exons ATGATCCGCATTGCCTCGCTACTGCTGGGAGCTGCACTACTCTGCACCCAGGGAGCCTTTGCCCGAAGGGTGGTCAGCG gtcAAAAGGTATGTTTTGCTGATGTGAAACATCCCTGCTACAAAATGGCCTACTTCCATGAACTATCTAGCCGAGTGAGCTTCCAGGAAGCACGGCTGGCTTGTGAAAGTGAAGGAGGTGTCCTCCTCAGTCTTGAGAACGAAGCTGAACAGAAGTTAATAGAGAGCATGTTGCAGAACCTGACAAAACCTGGAACAGGTATTTCAGATGGTGACTTCTGGATAGGACTTTTGAGAAGCGGAGACGGTCAAACTTCGGGTGCCTGTCCAGATCTCTACCAGTGGTCAGATGGGAGCAGCTCCCAGTTCCG GAACTGGTACACTGATGAACCTTCTTGTGGAAGTGAAAAATGTGTAGTCATGTATCATCAACCAACTGCCAATCCTGGCCTAGGAGGTCCCTACCTTTACCAGTGGAATGATGACAGGTGCAACATGAAGCACAATTACATCTGCAAGTATGAACCAG AGATTCACCCAACAGACCCTGTTGAAAAGCCGTACCTTACAAACCAACCCGAAGACACCCATGAGAATGTGGTTGTTACTGAAGCAG gcATAATTCCCAATCTGATCTATGTTATTATACCAACAATTCCGCTGCTCTTACTGATACTGGTTGCTTTTGGAACCTGCTGTTTCCAGATGTTGCACAAAAG gaAAGCAAGGAGAAACTTCATCAAAGACTCCACTCCATTATCATCTGAGTGCCTTGCAGAAAGTTTAAATTCCAATCTG tAA
- the Chodl gene encoding chondrolectin isoform X1, translating into MIRIASLLLGAALLCTQGAFARRVVSGQKVCFADVKHPCYKMAYFHELSSRVSFQEARLACESEGGVLLSLENEAEQKLIESMLQNLTKPGTGISDGDFWIGLLRSGDGQTSGACPDLYQWSDGSSSQFRNWYTDEPSCGSEKCVVMYHQPTANPGLGGPYLYQWNDDRCNMKHNYICKYEPEIHPTDPVEKPYLTNQPEDTHENVVVTEAGIIPNLIYVIIPTIPLLLLILVAFGTCCFQMLHKSKGRTKTSPNQSTLWISKSTRKESGMEV; encoded by the exons ATGATCCGCATTGCCTCGCTACTGCTGGGAGCTGCACTACTCTGCACCCAGGGAGCCTTTGCCCGAAGGGTGGTCAGCG gtcAAAAGGTATGTTTTGCTGATGTGAAACATCCCTGCTACAAAATGGCCTACTTCCATGAACTATCTAGCCGAGTGAGCTTCCAGGAAGCACGGCTGGCTTGTGAAAGTGAAGGAGGTGTCCTCCTCAGTCTTGAGAACGAAGCTGAACAGAAGTTAATAGAGAGCATGTTGCAGAACCTGACAAAACCTGGAACAGGTATTTCAGATGGTGACTTCTGGATAGGACTTTTGAGAAGCGGAGACGGTCAAACTTCGGGTGCCTGTCCAGATCTCTACCAGTGGTCAGATGGGAGCAGCTCCCAGTTCCG GAACTGGTACACTGATGAACCTTCTTGTGGAAGTGAAAAATGTGTAGTCATGTATCATCAACCAACTGCCAATCCTGGCCTAGGAGGTCCCTACCTTTACCAGTGGAATGATGACAGGTGCAACATGAAGCACAATTACATCTGCAAGTATGAACCAG AGATTCACCCAACAGACCCTGTTGAAAAGCCGTACCTTACAAACCAACCCGAAGACACCCATGAGAATGTGGTTGTTACTGAAGCAG gcATAATTCCCAATCTGATCTATGTTATTATACCAACAATTCCGCTGCTCTTACTGATACTGGTTGCTTTTGGAACCTGCTGTTTCCAGATGTTGCACAAAAG tAAAGGAAGAACAAAAACTAGTCCGAACCAGTCTACACTATGGATTTCAAAAAGCACGAGGAAGGAAAGTGGCATGGAGGTCTAA